A genomic stretch from Corynebacterium kutscheri includes:
- a CDS encoding sulfurtransferase encodes MTNHTITAQELSERIKAGKKQVILACLWSGEEHGGYDQYNSGHIPTALFCDPANALAGTPSSTTGRNPLPDRDYLNRWINRWGLSGDRQIVVYDNHRGYFAARAWWILKWAGIEDVVILDGGQRAWQKLDEEIVGGPGNITGNSTIRANLGMLPTATIEDVKQHKGILLDTRESNRFSGRKENLDLKAGHIPGAINVPTRELVDEEGLFKTAEELREIFAQKGITADTIDDVIIYSGSGNHSALSIIAMNIAGIGTPRHYIGGWSQWCANPKNPVETGF; translated from the coding sequence ATGACTAACCACACCATTACGGCTCAGGAACTATCCGAACGCATTAAAGCAGGTAAGAAGCAGGTTATTCTGGCCTGCTTATGGTCTGGGGAAGAACATGGCGGCTATGACCAATACAATTCGGGGCATATTCCAACCGCTTTGTTCTGTGACCCAGCAAATGCACTAGCGGGAACTCCAAGTTCAACTACAGGGCGTAATCCACTACCAGATAGGGATTACCTAAATAGGTGGATTAATCGTTGGGGGCTTAGCGGAGATCGTCAGATTGTGGTGTATGACAATCATCGTGGATATTTCGCCGCACGAGCATGGTGGATTTTAAAATGGGCCGGCATTGAAGACGTTGTTATTCTCGACGGCGGGCAGCGCGCCTGGCAGAAACTCGATGAGGAAATCGTCGGCGGACCAGGAAATATCACCGGTAACTCCACCATTCGCGCTAATCTAGGGATGCTGCCTACCGCAACTATCGAAGATGTTAAGCAACATAAGGGCATTTTGCTTGACACCCGCGAATCCAATCGTTTCTCCGGGCGTAAAGAAAACCTAGATTTAAAAGCCGGACATATCCCAGGCGCAATTAACGTTCCTACCCGCGAACTTGTCGACGAAGAAGGACTATTTAAAACTGCCGAAGAACTGCGTGAAATTTTTGCGCAGAAGGGCATTACCGCTGACACTATCGACGATGTGATTATTTATTCTGGCTCCGGAAACCACTCGGCATTATCCATTATCGCAATGAACATTGCCGGTATCGGTACTCCGCGCCATTATATTGGTGGCTGGTCGCAGTGGTGCGCCAATCCAAAGAACCCAGTAGAAACTGGTTTCTAA
- the clpB gene encoding ATP-dependent chaperone ClpB, which produces MNSFNPTTKTQEVVQQALQSASAKGNPDIRPEHLLVALLSQEDGIAIPVLRATGVDPDVVRGEAVALVDKLPKAQGANLTNPTFNRDALNALTAAQELAGELGDEYVSTEVLLAAIARGTNEAAELLTKRGATYDAIKAVFPSVRGNKKVTSQDPEAQFQALEKYSTDLTARAREGKIDPVIGRDQEIRRVVQVLSRRTKNNPVLIGEPGVGKTAIVEGLARRIVAGDVPESLQGKTLISLDLGSMVAGAKYRGEFEERLKAVLDEIKQADGEVITFIDELHTIVGAGATGESAMDAGNMIKPLLARGELRLVGATTLDEYRKYIEKDAALERRFQQVFVGEPSLEDAIGILRGLKERYEVHHGVRIQDSALVAAATLSDRYITSRFLPDKAIDLVDEAASRLRMEIDSSPQEIDELERIVRRLEIEEMALEKETDAASQDRLVKLRQELADERETLGELIARWNNEKSAIEKVREIKEELENLRSESEIAEREGDYGRVAELRYGRIPELEKQVAEAEEHSVETTMLSEEVTPDTIAEVVSAWTGIPAGKMLQGETEKLLNMEQVLGHRVVGQHQAVQAVSDAVRRARAGVADPHRPTGSFLFLGPTGVGKTELAKSLAEFMFDDERAMVRIDMSEFGEKHSVARLVGAPPGYVGYDQGGQLTEAVRRRPYTVVLFDEVEKAHPDVFDILLQVLDEGRLTDGQGRTVDFRNTVLILTSNLGAGGTEEQMMEAVRHAFKPEFINRLDDVVIFDPLSAEQLTSIVDIQVRDLARRLESRRLGLRVSDAAKLWLGERGYEPAYGARPLRRLIQKEIGDQLAKQLLGGQIHDGDTVHVDVADGGHKLDISAQR; this is translated from the coding sequence ATGAACTCTTTTAACCCCACAACAAAGACCCAAGAAGTAGTGCAGCAGGCTTTACAGAGTGCTTCTGCAAAAGGGAATCCGGATATTCGTCCGGAACATTTATTAGTAGCCTTGCTTAGTCAAGAAGATGGCATTGCTATCCCAGTTTTACGTGCTACTGGTGTTGATCCAGATGTAGTGCGTGGGGAGGCAGTAGCACTCGTCGATAAGTTACCTAAAGCACAGGGAGCTAATTTAACAAACCCTACATTTAACCGTGATGCATTAAACGCCTTAACCGCAGCGCAAGAATTAGCGGGCGAATTAGGCGATGAATATGTTTCTACTGAGGTACTGCTTGCCGCCATTGCGCGTGGTACCAATGAAGCTGCTGAGCTTTTGACCAAGCGCGGTGCTACCTATGATGCGATTAAGGCAGTTTTTCCATCGGTGCGTGGGAATAAGAAGGTAACTAGCCAAGATCCAGAAGCGCAGTTTCAAGCATTAGAGAAATATTCCACTGATCTCACCGCGCGAGCACGCGAAGGAAAGATTGATCCGGTAATTGGGCGTGATCAAGAAATTCGGCGTGTGGTACAAGTGCTGAGCCGTCGTACCAAGAACAACCCAGTTCTTATTGGCGAGCCGGGTGTGGGTAAAACCGCCATTGTAGAAGGCCTTGCGCGGCGTATTGTGGCAGGAGATGTGCCAGAATCCTTGCAGGGAAAAACACTTATTTCTCTCGATTTAGGCTCGATGGTTGCCGGTGCGAAATATCGTGGTGAGTTTGAGGAGCGACTTAAAGCTGTTTTAGATGAGATTAAACAAGCCGATGGCGAAGTGATTACGTTTATCGACGAGCTGCACACCATTGTTGGTGCCGGTGCTACCGGTGAGTCAGCCATGGATGCGGGCAATATGATTAAACCTTTGCTTGCTAGGGGTGAATTGCGCTTAGTCGGTGCTACTACCTTGGATGAGTACCGTAAATACATCGAAAAAGATGCTGCGTTGGAGCGTCGTTTTCAGCAAGTATTTGTCGGGGAACCTTCGTTAGAAGATGCGATTGGTATTTTGCGTGGTCTCAAAGAACGCTATGAGGTACACCATGGTGTGCGCATTCAAGATTCCGCCCTGGTAGCTGCTGCTACCTTGTCGGATCGTTATATCACCTCTCGGTTCTTACCAGATAAAGCTATTGACTTAGTTGATGAAGCAGCTTCCCGTTTGCGCATGGAGATTGATTCTTCACCGCAGGAAATTGACGAACTAGAACGCATTGTGCGGCGTTTAGAAATTGAGGAGATGGCATTAGAAAAAGAAACTGATGCTGCTTCTCAAGATCGGTTGGTGAAGCTTCGCCAAGAGCTTGCTGATGAACGGGAAACCCTTGGCGAATTGATTGCTAGGTGGAATAACGAGAAATCGGCCATCGAAAAGGTTCGAGAGATCAAAGAAGAATTAGAGAATCTACGCTCTGAATCTGAGATCGCCGAACGTGAGGGCGATTATGGTCGTGTGGCTGAGCTTCGTTATGGACGTATCCCAGAGCTGGAAAAACAGGTGGCAGAAGCAGAAGAACATTCTGTAGAAACCACCATGCTCAGTGAGGAAGTCACCCCAGATACTATTGCTGAGGTTGTTTCCGCATGGACAGGTATTCCAGCGGGAAAGATGCTCCAAGGCGAAACCGAGAAGCTGCTGAATATGGAGCAGGTTTTAGGTCATCGCGTGGTTGGTCAGCATCAGGCTGTGCAAGCAGTATCGGATGCGGTCCGTCGAGCACGCGCAGGTGTTGCCGATCCACATCGTCCTACCGGTTCCTTCCTCTTTTTAGGGCCAACCGGAGTAGGTAAAACAGAGCTGGCTAAATCTTTGGCTGAGTTTATGTTTGATGATGAACGCGCCATGGTTCGCATTGATATGTCTGAGTTTGGCGAAAAGCACTCTGTGGCACGCCTAGTTGGTGCCCCTCCAGGATATGTGGGTTACGACCAAGGCGGTCAGCTTACCGAGGCCGTTCGCCGTCGCCCATATACGGTAGTGCTTTTTGACGAAGTAGAAAAAGCGCATCCGGATGTTTTTGATATTCTCTTGCAGGTTTTGGACGAGGGTCGGCTTACCGATGGGCAGGGCAGGACAGTAGATTTCCGAAATACGGTGCTGATCTTGACCTCGAATCTCGGTGCTGGTGGTACTGAAGAACAGATGATGGAAGCAGTACGCCACGCCTTTAAACCAGAGTTTATTAACCGACTCGACGATGTTGTTATCTTTGATCCGCTTTCTGCAGAACAACTAACAAGCATTGTAGATATTCAGGTGCGTGATCTTGCTCGGCGTCTAGAATCACGACGACTTGGATTACGGGTCTCTGATGCAGCGAAACTATGGTTAGGTGAGCGCGGTTATGAACCTGCCTATGGGGCTCGTCCATTGCGTCGTTTGATTCAAAAAGAAATTGGCGACCAACTAGCTAAGCAACTACTGGGCGGGCAGATCCATGATGGCGATACCGTTCATGTTGATGTAGCTGATGGTGGGCACAAGCTTGATATCAGTGCACAGCGTTAA